The following are encoded together in the Pectobacterium punjabense genome:
- a CDS encoding RES family NAD+ phosphorylase: protein MRLYRITKAVWLEAFSGQTGVSFLHGARFNQPNTPVLYFSETPAVAMLEMGNYLPSPQLLPASYRLGVYELPDDVPQESITLDMLPEDWHRYPFMPDVQALGSRCLNAGQSLVIWVPTSTVKPFGSMRNALVNPLHPALNQLRLIEAIPDFYSHRLFNPTGH, encoded by the coding sequence ATGAGGCTTTACCGCATTACCAAAGCGGTCTGGCTCGAAGCATTTTCAGGACAAACGGGCGTGAGTTTCCTGCACGGCGCGCGTTTCAATCAGCCGAATACGCCGGTGTTGTATTTCAGTGAAACGCCCGCCGTCGCGATGCTGGAAATGGGCAATTATTTGCCTTCGCCGCAGTTGCTGCCCGCCAGCTATCGTCTGGGCGTGTATGAGCTGCCGGATGACGTCCCGCAAGAATCCATTACGCTGGACATGCTGCCCGAGGACTGGCACCGCTACCCGTTTATGCCGGACGTGCAGGCGCTGGGGTCGCGCTGCTTGAACGCTGGGCAATCGCTGGTGATTTGGGTACCGACCAGCACAGTTAAGCCATTTGGCAGCATGCGTAATGCGCTGGTTAATCCGTTGCATCCAGCACTGAACCAGCTACGTCTGATTGAGGCGATCCCAGATTTTTACAGTCATAGACTGTTCAACCCCACGGGGCATTAA
- a CDS encoding antitoxin Xre/MbcA/ParS toxin-binding domain-containing protein — protein MNAEISLKVENFAREAELPDGVFHDPLMFVNVVRGGISGAMLKRGADASGLSRKLIGSALSVDPSNISRLFRRKHLTLEQGEAALETFRLWLKAMTTFEDEAKAQLWMESGIPAFGGKTPAEMLDTHKGRQLVDNALSRIEYGEFI, from the coding sequence ATGAATGCCGAGATAAGCCTTAAAGTTGAAAATTTTGCTCGCGAAGCTGAATTGCCTGACGGCGTTTTTCATGACCCGTTGATGTTCGTTAATGTCGTACGCGGCGGGATTTCCGGCGCAATGCTGAAACGTGGTGCGGATGCCAGCGGATTAAGCCGTAAGCTGATTGGCTCGGCGCTGTCCGTCGATCCGTCGAACATCTCCCGTTTGTTCCGCCGTAAACATTTAACGCTGGAGCAGGGGGAGGCTGCGCTGGAGACGTTTCGCCTGTGGTTAAAAGCCATGACGACGTTTGAAGATGAAGCGAAGGCGCAGCTGTGGATGGAGAGCGGTATTCCTGCCTTTGGCGGAAAAACGCCGGCAGAAATGCTGGATACGCACAAAGGGCGTCAACTGGTTGATAACGCGCTGAGTCGTATTGAGTACGGCGAATTTATATGA
- the sapA gene encoding ABC transporter substrate-binding protein SapA — MFGKTCFALALTWLALPALAAPQPVLTPPAPLENIHQSGFVYCVNDVLNTFNPQMARSGVTIDTLAAQLYDRLLDVDPYTYRLMPELAQRWEVLDNGSTYRFYLRHDVPFQKTSWFSPTRNMNADDVIFSFQRMLDKKHPYHDVNGGEYPYFDSLQFADSVQSIRKLGEYSIEIRLNSSDASFLWHLATHYAPILSAEYAQRLAKEDKKELLDREPVGTGPYLLSEYRTGQYIRLTRNVDYWRGEPRMPQVVIDLGSGGTGRLSKLLTGECDVLAYPAASQLAILRNDPRLRLSLRPGMNVAYLAFNVRKAPLDDRRVREAIALAINNDRLMQSIYYGTAETAASILPRASWAYDNESQITEYNPQKARQILQDLRLTNLNLRLWVPSASQSYNPSPLKTAELIQADLAQVGITVTIVPVEGRFQEARLMELSHDLTLAGWATDSNDPDSFFRPLLSCAAIRSQSNYAHWCDPTFDEVLQNALSSQQLSKRIDYYQQAQRILAEQLPVLPLASSLRLLAYRYDMKGLVLSPFGNASFAGVYREEQQAQQKPSAPETVEEAQP, encoded by the coding sequence ATGTTCGGAAAAACCTGTTTCGCACTGGCACTCACCTGGCTGGCTTTACCCGCACTGGCCGCACCGCAACCCGTGCTAACGCCACCTGCTCCGCTGGAAAACATCCACCAGAGCGGTTTTGTCTATTGCGTCAATGATGTCCTGAACACGTTTAACCCGCAAATGGCGCGCAGTGGCGTCACGATCGATACGCTGGCAGCGCAACTTTATGACCGCCTGCTGGACGTCGATCCTTATACTTATCGGTTGATGCCAGAACTGGCCCAGCGCTGGGAAGTATTGGACAACGGCTCGACGTACCGTTTCTATTTGCGTCACGACGTCCCGTTCCAGAAAACGTCTTGGTTCAGCCCGACTCGTAATATGAATGCCGACGATGTGATATTCAGTTTTCAGCGCATGTTGGATAAAAAACACCCGTATCATGATGTCAACGGCGGTGAATACCCCTATTTCGACAGCCTGCAATTCGCCGATTCGGTGCAAAGTATTCGCAAATTGGGCGAGTACAGTATTGAAATCCGCCTGAACAGCTCGGATGCGTCGTTTCTGTGGCATCTGGCAACGCACTACGCGCCAATTCTGTCCGCCGAATATGCCCAACGGCTGGCGAAAGAAGATAAGAAAGAGCTGCTGGATCGCGAACCCGTCGGCACAGGGCCTTATCTGCTCAGTGAATACCGCACCGGACAATATATCCGTCTGACGCGCAACGTCGACTACTGGCGCGGCGAGCCACGCATGCCGCAGGTCGTTATCGATCTTGGCTCTGGCGGCACAGGCCGTTTATCCAAGCTGTTGACGGGCGAATGCGATGTCCTCGCTTACCCTGCCGCCAGCCAATTGGCCATCCTGCGTAACGATCCGCGTCTGCGCCTCTCGCTACGTCCCGGTATGAATGTCGCCTATTTGGCGTTCAACGTGCGAAAAGCGCCGTTAGATGACCGCCGCGTGCGGGAAGCCATCGCGCTGGCGATCAACAACGATAGGTTGATGCAGTCAATTTATTACGGCACGGCGGAAACGGCGGCCTCTATTCTGCCTCGCGCGTCGTGGGCGTACGACAATGAATCGCAAATTACGGAATATAATCCGCAGAAAGCACGACAAATCTTGCAGGACCTGAGGCTGACTAACCTCAACCTGCGCCTGTGGGTGCCGAGCGCGTCACAATCCTACAACCCTAGCCCGCTTAAAACGGCAGAGCTGATACAGGCCGATCTGGCACAGGTTGGCATCACCGTTACCATCGTTCCAGTGGAAGGCCGCTTTCAGGAAGCGCGGTTAATGGAACTCAGCCACGATTTAACGCTGGCGGGCTGGGCAACAGACAGTAATGACCCGGACAGCTTTTTCCGCCCTTTGCTAAGCTGTGCAGCGATTCGTTCCCAGAGTAACTACGCTCACTGGTGCGATCCCACCTTTGATGAAGTGCTGCAAAACGCGCTTTCATCACAGCAGCTCTCTAAGCGGATTGACTATTATCAGCAGGCGCAGCGTATTCTGGCAGAACAGTTACCCGTTCTACCGCTGGCGTCGTCACTGCGGCTGCTCGCCTACCGCTATGATATGAAAGGACTGGTATTGAGCCCGTTCGGTAATGCCTCGTTTGCGGGCGTATACCGTGAGGAGCAGCAAGCGCAGCAGAAGCCCTCTGCACCGGAAACCGTGGAGGAAGCACAGCCGTGA
- the sapB gene encoding putrescine export ABC transporter permease SapB, translating to MIIFTLRRLVLLIVTLSLLTLVGFSLSYYTPNAPLNGAALFDAYHFYLSSLLQGDFGRSSINGQAISELLKEVFPATIELCLLAFALSLLVGIPLGITAGVMQNRGADIVISTLALIGFSLPVFWLALLLTLFFSLHLGWLPVSGRFDLLYQVKTVTGFALIDAWLSDSPHRGEMIVSAIRHLILPITVLAVGPTTEVIRLMRVSTTEIISKNYIKAAATRGLSRFTIIRRHLIHNALPPIIPKLGLQFSTMLTLTMITEVVFNWPGIGRWLVNAIRQQDFAAISAGVMVVGAMVITVNILSDIWGAMANPLKHKEWYALR from the coding sequence GTGATTATTTTTACCTTGCGACGTCTGGTGTTACTGATCGTCACCTTGTCACTGCTAACGTTGGTTGGCTTTAGCCTCAGCTACTACACACCTAACGCCCCGCTCAATGGCGCTGCGCTGTTTGATGCCTACCATTTCTATCTCTCTAGCCTGCTCCAGGGCGATTTCGGTCGTTCCAGTATTAACGGACAGGCCATCAGCGAGCTGCTGAAAGAAGTGTTCCCAGCCACGATTGAGCTTTGTCTGCTGGCGTTTGCGCTCTCGCTGCTGGTCGGCATTCCGCTAGGCATTACCGCCGGCGTAATGCAGAACCGCGGGGCGGACATCGTGATCAGCACGCTGGCGCTGATCGGTTTTTCCCTGCCGGTGTTCTGGCTGGCACTGCTGTTGACACTCTTCTTCTCGCTGCATCTCGGCTGGCTACCGGTTTCAGGCCGTTTCGATCTGCTCTATCAGGTGAAAACCGTGACTGGCTTTGCGCTGATTGATGCCTGGCTGTCCGATTCCCCCCATCGCGGAGAAATGATCGTCAGCGCCATACGCCATCTGATTCTGCCGATTACCGTGCTGGCCGTCGGGCCGACCACCGAAGTGATCCGTCTGATGCGCGTCAGCACCACGGAAATTATCAGTAAAAACTACATTAAAGCAGCGGCAACCCGTGGGCTATCACGCTTCACCATCATTCGTCGCCACCTGATTCACAACGCACTGCCGCCGATTATCCCCAAGCTGGGGTTACAATTTTCCACTATGCTGACGCTGACAATGATTACCGAAGTGGTCTTTAACTGGCCGGGCATCGGCCGCTGGCTGGTGAACGCCATTCGCCAGCAGGATTTCGCCGCGATCTCTGCGGGCGTCATGGTGGTCGGCGCGATGGTTATCACCGTCAATATCCTGTCTGACATCTGGGGCGCTATGGCAAATCCGTTGAAACATAAGGAATGGTATGCCCTACGATAA
- the sapC gene encoding putrescine export ABC transporter permease SapC, with product MPYDNVYSEKRLPSRLGDTWRAFHQDMLAMIGLYGFLILIGLCLFGKFLAPYEVDQQFLGYQLLPPSWSHYGEVSFFLGTDDLGRDQLSRLLSGAAPTVGASLIVTYAAALCGIVLGVFAGVTRGLRSAMLNHILDTLLSIPSLLLAIVVIAFIGPKLEHAMLAVWLALLPRMVRTIYNAVHDEMDKEYVIAARLDGASTFYLVWYVVLPNIAALLVSEFTRALSIAILDIAALGFLDLGAQLPTTEWGALLGNSLELVYAAPWTVMLPGAAIALSVLIVNLLGDGLRRALVAETE from the coding sequence ATGCCCTACGATAACGTCTATAGCGAAAAGCGGCTGCCAAGCCGGCTGGGCGATACCTGGCGGGCATTCCATCAGGATATGCTGGCGATGATCGGCCTATATGGCTTTTTGATCCTGATCGGACTGTGTCTGTTCGGCAAGTTTCTCGCGCCTTATGAAGTGGATCAGCAATTCTTGGGCTATCAACTGCTGCCCCCTTCCTGGTCGCATTACGGCGAAGTGTCGTTCTTTCTCGGTACCGACGATTTAGGTCGCGACCAGCTAAGCCGCTTATTGAGCGGTGCCGCCCCCACCGTCGGCGCATCGCTCATCGTCACCTACGCGGCGGCGCTGTGCGGTATCGTACTGGGCGTCTTTGCGGGCGTCACGCGCGGGCTACGTTCGGCGATGCTCAACCATATTCTGGACACCCTGCTGTCGATTCCGTCGCTGTTGCTGGCGATTGTGGTGATTGCTTTTATCGGCCCGAAGCTTGAGCACGCGATGCTCGCCGTCTGGCTGGCGCTGTTGCCGCGTATGGTGCGCACCATCTACAACGCCGTACACGATGAAATGGATAAAGAGTACGTGATCGCCGCCCGTCTTGACGGAGCGTCCACGTTTTATCTTGTCTGGTACGTTGTCTTACCGAATATTGCCGCACTGCTGGTTTCCGAATTTACCCGCGCGCTGTCGATCGCCATTCTGGATATCGCCGCGCTAGGCTTTCTCGATTTGGGCGCACAGTTGCCCACCACCGAATGGGGTGCCTTACTCGGCAACTCGCTGGAACTGGTTTATGCCGCGCCGTGGACCGTGATGTTGCCCGGTGCGGCTATCGCACTGAGCGTGTTAATCGTTAACCTGCTGGGCGACGGCCTCCGCCGCGCGCTCGTCGCGGAAACGGAATAA